A segment of the Populus alba chromosome 9, ASM523922v2, whole genome shotgun sequence genome:
ATTGATAGTGTCTGCACCAGCTGTGGTTTTAAAAGGTGATGTTACCGCCCTAAGACTTTTTTGCCTGAAAATTTTATGAATCAAGCATGTTCCATGCCTAACCGAGCTGGGGAAACCTGAACCTGTCTGAAGGGTTTCAGTTTCAAATGAAGTTACACTCTGATGCGTGCAAAACTTGTTATCATAGGTGTCGTTCAATAATGGAACGTTTTGTTGACAGTAACCAAGCCTCACAATTTTAACAGATATAACCTTCACCCATGGACCAGAAGCTGTTGGTTAGCAAATACTGGATATGGATCTTCATTGTATTGTGATGGTGAAAGATTCAGTATAATGATTAGCAGAAACTAAATGtgcaataaaatcatttaactTTCACCAATTTATAATGGGAGGTTAGTATTCCACAGGTTGATCTCATTTTGTATACTAAATTATCGGAAAACAAGCACCAATCTTGAGAATAAATTTTGTACAGTGAAGGGACTAATTTATTTGTCTTCTGGGTCCTTCCATAGTGACTGTCATCGTATTTGCTGACCCTTCATGTTACCTGGATAAGTTTTTCAACACAGCCTTGAATTATTTGTAGCCGTTACAGAGTTCAAGATTATAAATTCAACTGTCCGAGtaaaattttcaagaaactAGAAAGCGATTTgttcttgaagaatttaaatgtGAAACTTGAGCCGGCTTAAAGCTAAGAGGGGACTTGTTACATAAAAAGCTGCTGAAGAGGCGGAAAAGTGAGCCACAAGCTGCCTGCTAAAGGCCTATTAGCGGATGCATtctgcttttaatttattaagtgTTTGTCGAACGGCGTGAAGGGCACCAATTAGTATCCACCcgctttcatttttctttttacataattcttaatgatattattcaattactaattaattatagatttactctttaaaaattatcaatttaaatacCACAAATCTCATGATTATTAGAAACATATATGGTCGTTTTAAGTAGTTAGATTTTAAGtttactttataaaaattattaattcgagTCTCGCAAACTTCACGATCAATAGAAGTTTATATAATTGCTAATTTTAAAGCTCgtaggattaattaaaatatacgcAAGCTGATTCAGATACTTACGTCACTAAcactaacaaaagaaaaagaagaagaaattaaaccgATCTTCTTGCTGAAGTTATAGAAACGTGATAAATattttcatccatttttttagGTATCAATCAttgcttcatgttttttttaaccatttgGGCATTTTTAGGTTTCTTTTAGCATAGAGACAGTCTCAATCAGATTAAAGGAAGAACATTCACCCCAAAAGTGATGTATTAATGAAAATCTCCTGCCACCTGAACGAACTGCTCAACGTTGTAAATTGGTGGTTGTAGCGTTGTAATAAGAATCTGCAGTGACATTGGGCTCATAAAATGTACTCTTCGTTGACAGGACAGGTGTGGCCAGCCATAAGCCCAACCTTTGAACTTCTTTGATGGCCTTTTCTGAAAGAATCGAAACAGTAAAACATGTTCGTTAGCTCAAGGCTGAGGCCCAAACACTTGGCAAAACATCAGATTACTATACTCCAACATCGTTAGAAATTCCATGTCAGTTCATGAGCAGTGAGCCAtaaccaatatttttaatttataaaaaaatttctttcaatcGGCCTCGGTTGTTCCTCATATGGTGATAATGCTGTGACAGCGAGGTTTGTCACAATTGAATGTTAAAATGTTTCGTTTCATCACTTACACAGAGTGACAATGTTGAATTTGCAGTTCGGTTTCCATATTGCAAACTTACTTTATATTCACCCAAGAAGCCGAAGAAGTTGTATGATCCATGATCATCCGTGCGACCAATTATCTCCCCACTTTTCCATTCTTTTAGCAGCTTGTCAACCACATCACCAGCGAGTAGGTTTTGAAGATTATAATCTGTAAGGCACATTTGATAGCACCCATTAGGATGGAGTGCAGTCCATGGCATGATCCCCATCCACAGCAGGATAGGAGAAGCCTTCTCTTAAAACTTGTTCTAGATAAATAGCCTGCAAAGTTGACACCACGAGCTGGTAATGTTAGAATTCAAATATCCATTTTAAATTCTTGATAAATAGATAATAAACAAAGAAGAACACTCTGGTGCTCCTGAGTTTCTGTATCAAATTTATTGCTGATATCTACTTCTGTAAGCCAAATGGAAAGTTTAAGTGTAGCCAACTTGTCTAGAATAGCTTACATAGAAAAGTGACTCTCTAGGCCAATTCCATTTATTGATGCTCCTCCGCGTTCAAGTCCTCGTATCTTTGAAATGTAGATATCAACTGTTGCCTTCACATCAGTACAAGTTTCCAGCacattaattaaattcattaagaaaaaaaaaaagttcctaaGGGGTCTGCTTCGTGTCCTGTCTGATTGAAATGTAAGGTGGCATCATGATCAATCCTTTACAAAAATCAAAGTGTAACGTTTCGTTGCTAACATCCCAGTGTATAAAACCTTCTTTGTATTTGCTCATTAGGCTTTGAATCCGTGAGTTGACTGCTGATTTTATTGCAGAATCTGAAAGATTACGAACCCATTCCAGATTTTATCTGGGGTCTTCCCAGAAAATATTATGGCCTCTAGCAGTTATTTTGGTTGGCTCGAACGAGTTCCCGCGTTTGGTCTGCTATGGTATAGTTGACTTTCACTTGTTCGCGTTGTCGCACACCACTTAAGTTCGTTTTCAAAGACTGCTGCATTGAATCTCTAAACAAACCAGTTCTGAAACAATTAGAACAATTGTTTTCTAGTCAGTCTTCTAATCAGAAAGTAGCACTCTTTACAATTTATTCGATTTCCAATCTTCTGTAAGACTAATATGAGGATTGAACTTACCTGGTAGGGTAAATTTCCAAGAATGGTACTTGCTATTGCTGATCCAAATGGGAAATCTTTTGAGATTTGATCTATCGTAATGTAGGCAGACTAggattagaaaaacaaatcatgttcGTTCATGAAAACATCAGGTGATACCAGTTCTTGCAGTGTTGGTTATGTCTTGCTGATTTGTTCTCCATTGCTGCTCAGTAAATGATTGTAATGAAGCACTTGCAATTGTAATGTTGATACTTTTGTCAGGAGTTCCCTGCGTACCcaatacaaaaacagaaaacaatgTCTCTAATTAGGTAGCAGAGGTATCTACATTTTACATGATTGTTTAATGTTAGGACAACCCAACATTAGAGTCATACTAATCCAGACAATTAACTAATCATATAACAAGGTTTTGAGTTTACCAGAAGGTATAGTATTGATAAACTTGAAGGTGCATCAAGAGTGGATCCTCCCTTGAGAAATGACCAGCATCCATTCTTGGCAAAACAGTCCCCACGCAATCAGATGTGGAATTATTATCTGCCATTAGGCTTGCAGTTACTAGAGTTGAATCTGCACCATGTATCTTGACCCAAACTGCCTTGCACCGAAATCGCACACACCTCAGGGAGCATCCCACATTATAGAACTCAAAAAATGATGTGGAAAAATGTTTCCTGATAGCTTATACAGTACACAGCATCAATGTTTGCATAAATGTGTGAAGCTTGGCCTTTGATGAGTATACTCGGAAAATGCAATCAAGAAATGATCACTCAACTGGAAAAACAATAATTGATGCCTTGAGTGGGATTGTGCAGTATCAAAGCTGGTGTATGAAAACCATCTGAAAAATCACTAATTCTGATCTGGGTAGGTGGAGCTTGATCTTTGAATATCCCTCCATTAAACAGTCGATTTTGTATCTGTTTTGGATCTTTCTTCAATACTCATCTTTGCTGAATGTTCGTTTTATGATCATATCTGGCTTAGAATCGAGTCCCTAATAGCGTACGTGGGGTGGATATTAATATTTCCATTATCATCTGACTTTCCTGATCCTTGCCTAATCTCTAATCTCCTTTGCCTTCATAGGATCTTGGGCACATGTATAATCGTTAAATGatcatcaatataaaataagttttccAATTTAAATCTAATGTAACCAAACACTATCTCAAAGATATGAaacacataaagaaaaaaaaagttttccttCTCCAATATCTAAATTATTGAGAggaccacaaaaaaataatcgaaGCACAGGGAGAAAATGGCGCTCGTTCCAAACTGGATCTGGATTAGCTTTGGCTAGTGTGAAGTCGAGAAGTATTCCTTCAGGATTCATTACAGCCATAatttgcaacttttttttttattattattttctgtgTACACCTAATTAGTTTATTCACAAGAGAATTTTCTCATAGCCTTCGCTACCTTTTGAACCCAAGATGATAACCACCCAATTTATTACAGGTCAATAAAACTTACTACTCGTCATCTATTAATGCTGCAGCCTTCGGTCCAATTATGCCACTGACATGGAGTCCAATTTTCCAAGCAATGGCGGACTTTATTGCATGACTCACACCTCTCTTtgtaaatcagaaaaaaaaaattatgatcttCGAAACAAAATTACTTGCATACTTGTCTGCTTAGAATACAACCAAATCAAATAATAGCATTGGCAGATTGCAAATCAGACCATGTAGTAATATTTCCAATTTgctttttactaaaaattaaaaaaaaaaaaaggatcgaTCCTCTGATGACGAGTTAAGGGATGTCACTAGGCAGAAGCCCTTCAAtcccaccatttttttttttttttatctcggaGTTCCTCGTGAAGTTCATATCACTGTAGATTGGATGCTGAATCCAATTTCTTTGATCTTCTGCTCATGTAAATCTTGGTATAAATCTTCTTGGTTCTGATTCCCAATAGAACATCCAAACCAAACCCAATGACACATGCAACGGCCATGATAATGAACACAAGTCTATAACAATGGGCACCAACACAAGTGTTGCCACCTCCTGGTGTTGGGGTGGCTTGTGCGTCGTATAAAAATCCGGCAAGGAGACCAGAAAAGAGGAAGGAACCAAGAGGAAGGTTGAGGATTAAGATGTTGTAAATTAGACCAAAGTACTTGAGACCAAATAGTTCAGAGGCAGTTGGGACTGAGACAGCTAAACGAACTCCGTAGCAGACGCCAACAACAATTGAACCAATGTATAAGGATCCAGGCAAAGCCACAGCCATGAGGATGTAGCCAACAGCCATTAAAATCTGAGATGCTGCATTCCAAAGAGGCCTTGGTGTCCCCGCTTTcctgcaaaaattaaaaagagaaaagatcaGAATGTCTCTGTTAAAACATAAAAGACCTTACTTAGACAGGGGCTGACATTCATTCATTCAACCATCTTTTCTCTGATGAAAGCTGCACCACAGAAATCTCAACTCAATGGTATAAAATTTAACTCTCTTGATACAGATTCAACATATGCAGTAAAGGTCGCTCTTTATTCGATAGGGACGCTAAACAGCCCCAGATATAAATCCAAACTCAAATGTGACGAACGCAACATCCACACCATCCAAGAAGTCAAGAATTGGACGGATATTGCTTAAAGCAAAATTTATTGGGAACTGAGGCAAGTGGGGTTGGTCCAACCAGCAGCCATGTGATAACTAGCCTAAACTTTGTTTCAATTTCACAACGTGATTTCAAACTGGGAACTGATTTTGGATCAATTAATCAAAACTCCCAAAAAAAGAAGTAAGCGATGGCATCTCATTGCCTGTAAaatataggaaaagaaaaatatatatatataaaaaaaaggcaacCGAGTTTAGAAACAGTTGACACCAACATGGCCTTGAAGGGTTAAGAAATGGTAACCCACAGATCCAAAGTAAGGACAGAAGTGAACTAATAAACACCAGGAACAGCAAATCCTAATTAATTAAGCtaataaagaaacaaatcaaGATTAAACAGAGAATCAAGAAACTTACTTGATGTAGTACTCAGACACAGTACCAGAAATAATCCTTCCAAAGAATCCCCATATACTTGTCATGGaaacaaagagagaaacatCAGCATATCCAAGGGCCAAACCAATCTGTCCCATATTATTCATCACAGCCAAACCTGTGCCAACCCCACAAAGGAAAGACAGAAACAGAATCCAAAAATCAACAGTCGACATTGCCTCAAAAATTGTATGATCCTCTCCAATAACCGGCCTCCTCTTCACCACCTCCACTGCCTTCTCCTCCTCTACAGCTCGTGTTCGCTCCACCACTGCTTTTGCAGCCTCCTCCGCTGGCTTTTCTTGAATCTTCTCCTGGGTTTTATCTTCTCTCAATAAAGGTTCTTGAATTTGTCTTTCAACATCTTCTTGGTTCTTGAACCGGTTCAGATTCCAGCTATTAATAAAAGCATGAGCTGGAACTGCTAATGGAGAAGCTAAAAGAACTAGTAATATAAGTGAAAACACCGAAGAAAGAACATGGCTAGGATTTGGAATAAAACTGTATGCCAACAAGTAAACAGCAACAATAACAGCAACAACGTTGAATAAATTGAAGTATTtgctttcttccttttcttcctctatAGTGGCGGCAGGTGGGGTTTCGCGGAGGAAGACGATGGCGGCGAGGCAGACAGCAAAGGGGATGACTGCAAGCATTAGAAGGAACTTTGCAGGGTCATCCGCAAATAGAGCTGCGCATAGGTCGGTGAATATGGCGGTGCTTAGACCTACATAACCCTTCAAGATTCCAGAGACAGGGCCGCGGTTGCGGCGGAAGTTGCGGATGCAGGTTACTAAAACCGCCGTGTTCATCCATGTGGTGCTGTTGCCTCCTAGACATAGGAATATGCACATCTGCATTCAAACATTGGAGAAATAGTTACTCGGTACGATCATAACAACACTAATGCATATGATCCCATTAGAACTGAAAGTAATTATATA
Coding sequences within it:
- the LOC118058799 gene encoding protein NUCLEAR FUSION DEFECTIVE 4; translated protein: MGYLQTSSTSFKATKWLGFVTAVWVQAISGNNYTFSNYSDALKTLMNLTQLELNNLSVAKDVGKAFGLLAGLASDRLPTPVILLIGSIEGLIGYGTQWLVVSRRIQPLSYWQMCIFLCLGGNSTTWMNTAVLVTCIRNFRRNRGPVSGILKGYVGLSTAIFTDLCAALFADDPAKFLLMLAVIPFAVCLAAIVFLRETPPAATIEEEKEESKYFNLFNVVAVIVAVYLLAYSFIPNPSHVLSSVFSLILLVLLASPLAVPAHAFINSWNLNRFKNQEDVERQIQEPLLREDKTQEKIQEKPAEEAAKAVVERTRAVEEEKAVEVVKRRPVIGEDHTIFEAMSTVDFWILFLSFLCGVGTGLAVMNNMGQIGLALGYADVSLFVSMTSIWGFFGRIISGTVSEYYIKKAGTPRPLWNAASQILMAVGYILMAVALPGSLYIGSIVVGVCYGVRLAVSVPTASELFGLKYFGLIYNILILNLPLGSFLFSGLLAGFLYDAQATPTPGGGNTCVGAHCYRLVFIIMAVACVIGFGLDVLLGIRTKKIYTKIYMSRRSKKLDSASNLQ